GGATTGAGCAAATGAAATATAGCGAGGCATTGCGCATAACGTTAAGAGTATCCGACGTTGAAAAAATGACAAGAAAATTCCCCAAGAATTTTTCTTGTCATTTTTCAATAATCTCAAGCCGAACAATTACTAGCAAGTCCCGTGACTGAGTGTAGGGCGCAAAACTTGCATTATTCTCTTGCAAGTTTTGTGACCGGAATGAAGGCACTGGACTTGCGTAAGTTCAAAAAATATACTACAAAGTGTGACTAACACGACTTAGCCGGCTTGGAGCAAGGTGACGGACAGCTTCCGATATAGTCCGTTACCGCAGTGGATACTCGCAGTTAGTTGCCGTTTTAGACTTGTGTAATTCTAAAAAGTCTGACTAATGCCTTCTACTAAAACCAGCCTCGACACGATGTCGAGTGTAGGCTTAACTCCATTACCCAACACTATTCTCTTTTATATGTTGGGTTTGCGAAGTTGCTTGTCAATACTATTCTGTAGCAATTTCCGCAAATCCAACGTTAGGCGCATAATACTATTTTATATATATTTCTTTTGAGGAAAATCTAAGTTTGTCTGAATCGGGATTTTAGGTAAGTCTAATATTTTTATTTTTTGTCCTGATGATAACTTTATGAACTCATTTACATTATTTGTATATAATTCTTTTACATTTTTACAAATTGCAGTTGCGATAATCATAATATCTGCTTTTAATGCTCTTCTACTCTTATTAAATTCTTTTTTATACTCTTCTTCACCTGTTTTTTCGAGTTTCAAAAAAAGCTCAGAATATTTGACACTAGCATCAGAATCGAAGGGTTCCAATCTAGCAAATGTTTGTATTTCGCTTATGATTTTATCATGGTCTTTGAAAGGAACATTTGCCAATAGTTCAGCTAATACAATTGTAGGGATTATAACGGTATGCCCTTTATCTCCAATATCCTGAATAAATCTCTCCGCATACTCTACATTTGCTTCCTGCCCTTTCGTTGGTTGCTTTTTTATACCCCAAATGAGTATATTTGTATCAAGACAGATAATTGACATTTTAACTTCTTATCTCTCTTACCCATTTATCTGGATTGTCAATATTATCAAAATAATGTCCAAAATCATTTTTAATATTTTTCATAGCTTCATTGATTGGTTTCAATTTTCTCGATTCAACTCTCTCGATTTTGAATTCTTTAATAATATGAGTTCTAGGTTCCCAAGAAGCTACACCATGCAATATAACTTCTTTAAAAATATTGTCTGCAAAGAAAGGAACTAACTTTTCAGAAATGATGCAACTAAATGATTTTTCTTCATCAATCTCAATCGTTACACTAGGAGTTTTACCGCCTAACCAAAGAACCTTTCCATATACAGTGGTTACTCCTTCAATGTATTTTAGTCCAGTTAAATTAAGTTTTTCTACACTAGCAATTGTATCTAACGGTTTAGTATCCTCTTCATTTCTAAAAACATCTATCCAAGAAGTCTTACTCTTTAAAAACTTATTCAGCTCTTCTAATTTCTTTTTTACATCAATGGTAAAACCATCTAAATTATTTTCTTTAAATGATTGAGCAACTCGCCTAAAAAATTTCGTTAAAAAATCTTCTTCTATATCCCCATTTAAAGCTACTCCACAACTTCCTGATTTAAGTGCTTGTAATCTAAGAGTAAATTTTTTGTCTTCTGCTTCAGCGGAATCAGTTGTAATTTGCTCTAATATTCCTAAAATTTTAGTAATTTCTGAAATTGTTAAAGAAGAAGGCGACATGTTTTCACCATTAAATTTCAGAAATACTGATGATTTTTCCTTTTTCTTTATCATAGTTTTACTATCGCGGATTATTGGATTTAATTCAAGTCTTATTTTTGGTTAATCCTCTACTTTTGGGTCAGTATTTCTTATAATTTCATTTGCCTTTCGGACAAGGGTATCTACTTTTTCCTCTGTTTTTATCACTAAAGTAAAATGAGATTTCTGGTGATTTAATACTGCCCCATATTTTCAACGCGAAACACTTGGTCTTTTTCGATTTGATTGGATGATTCAATATAGCGCACGATCCAGAATTGCCCGTCATCATATCTTAAACTTAATGCAAGTCGCATAAATAAACTGCTTTGTCTTTTTAAGCGTCGGTGTGCTAAATCCAATCTCGGTAAGGAGTAAGACCAGTTCTTCTTCTCGTTTCTCCCACTTACCAATAGGCTCTGCAATAAAAAGATAACCCATTGTCTTTAAAATCCGAAAGGCTTCTTGTAGATACTCTTTGTAATTCGCTCCCATTAAAGACAAAGAGAATACTGTAATATCTACAGATTCATTATCTAAAGGTAATGCAGATATATCACAAGCGGTTACATTATTGTTAATCGCAACATGATCGAAAGACAAAACTTTATTCCATGGAATTTCTTTTCGAAGTAAGTCTTCTCCGCATCCTAGGTCGACAACGATCATATCGTTTCGAGTAATCATTTTTCCTATTTCAACGTAAGGAATTTCGCTCCAATCTTTTCTACGTTCTCTATAGAGTGTATGATAATAATACCAGTCTTCTCGATTCTCTTTAAGCTTTGTATGAGTTGTTTTAGAATTAGAAGTGCTCCAAACTCTATTGAGTTCTGAGAAGTCGCCTAACTTCCTAGAAAGTTGCTCTACAATTTCAGGACGAAGGGGAAATACTAAATCCTTTCTCTGGATAATAAAGAGTTTCCCCTGACCGATTCGCTCTTTCCATTCGCGCAGTGCCTCTTGTGATTTTTTAAAGAGTGTATCTAGAGATGGAATTTTTTTAGAAGGAACGACTCCATCAATGGCAGCATCGGCGAGTGTCTTTTTATTTCGAATTAAATTGATTCGTTGTCTATCCCAGGACCATTCTTTGTCTTCTAATTGAATGTAAACTTGTGGAATTAGAATTTCTACTTCACCAAACTTAGAGCCTTGTCTGTAGATTCTACCTTTTAATTGCGTATACTCTGAATCAGTCCAAGGAAGAGAAAGGATTATCATACGATTGCATTTTTCTTGGAGTCCATCGACACCTGTTCCTATTGGTCGAGAGCCAATGAGGATGTCTATTTTTCCAGAGAGGAATTTCTGCTTAGCCGCTTCCCTTTCTTCTAATGGCTCTTCACCTGTATATGTTCCAAATTTAAACCTGCAGGATTTCACAAATTCCACAATTGGTTCAATCATTCCAGTGGTATCATGAGTATATAAAATTACTCCCGCGCGGAGATAACTACGAATTGCCTCTAATTTCTTAGGAAGTAAAATTTGTTCTGCTTTAGAATAATTGGCATTGGAAATAGAAAGTAATTCTTCTAGTAGTTCCCTTCCATCCAGTTTAAGTTTAGGAGTATTTTCCCCTGTAAGTTCTTTGATTTGAATTTCATACTTGGGAATATAACGGAGCCCATTTAGACTCAGATGTTTAAATGCTTCGAGTGCATTGGCAAGTGTTTTCATCGTGCTAAAGTCTTTGTAGTCTTTACCGGTGACCATTTCCAAAAGAGATTTTGCTTCCGTGAGATTATTGATTACAGGAGTTGCACTCATTCCAAGAACATAGAGATTTTTATTTGTAGAGGCTCTACCGATTATCCGCTTGATAGTTCCCCGACGAATGCTTTCTTGTTTTTCGGTTCGCTGTTTTGCGTTGTGAATTTCATCAATGGCGATAAAGTCGATTTGATTGTTATCAGTCAAATCTTGAAAGAGTCCTTCTGAATATTCCTGTTGGAATTTATCATAATTTAGAATCAAATAATTTAGATTCTTACGATTGAATGTTTGCCCGTGTTTATAATGAGTAAATACCTTACTATCAGGATAAGCCTGTAAGATATTTTTACCCAATTGCTCGATGGTAGAATTGAGTCCAATGAGAAGAGTAAGCCTTGCATCCACACTTCGACTACTCAATATAAACGAAAGAGTTTTCCCTGCACCCGTTCCCGACCAATTCCCGTATCTCTGGTGCTTTAAGAGTCTAAACACTGTTAGCTTCTGCATGAGATTTGGCGTATAGGGAAACTCATAACCCACAGGAGGCTTATACTTTAAGACTTCGTTGTATTCATCAAAGAAGTATTTCTGTAGCAAAGTAAAATTAGCCCCACCAGTTTCCGCCTTAAACTGTTTAACGGAAAATTCCTCATTCAAAACCTGGTTCCAAATCTTTCTCAGTTTATACTGAATTAAAAATTCAATCACCTCCGCATCACAAGAAGAAACCAAATCATGGTCTAATACGTGTAAGTCTTCGTTCGTATTCGAAAGTGAAATTAACTTCTTTTGTTGCTTTTCTGTTTCCGCAGATTCATTCCTTTCTTCGCCATCACTTATTTCTATGTCTTCTGTATCTACTTCATCTTGGTTCCAGTTTTCTTCTTGTGCTTCCTGATTCGATGAAAGCTCTTCGAACTCTGCACTTTCTACTTCCGCTTCTAATCTTTCTTTGAGTGCCTTTAGCGTATTCTCCTTGTTATCCTCATCTGCAAACACCAAGTCTCTGAATGTCTCCGGTAGCTTGCCCTGGTTGATTATCATTTGTAATTCGACCGCATCCATATTCAATAAGTCTTGGTTTTCTATGGAGT
Above is a window of Leptospiraceae bacterium DNA encoding:
- a CDS encoding type II toxin-antitoxin system VapC family toxin gives rise to the protein MSIICLDTNILIWGIKKQPTKGQEANVEYAERFIQDIGDKGHTVIIPTIVLAELLANVPFKDHDKIISEIQTFARLEPFDSDASVKYSELFLKLEKTGEEEYKKEFNKSRRALKADIMIIATAICKNVKELYTNNVNEFIKLSSGQKIKILDLPKIPIQTNLDFPQKKYI
- a CDS encoding DUF723 domain-containing protein gives rise to the protein MKLTTQDVIKEFKKVHGDKYDYSKVEYTGTNSKVTIICPKHGVFQQSPYGHKIGRGCPRCGGSFQITTQEIIKEFKSVHGNKYNYSKVEYKNANKKVTIICPLHGEYRQIPSSHKQGSGCPKCSGKGLTKEQMIISFKVIHGDKYDYSKVKYINAKSKVIIICPEHGEFLQSPDNHKRGKGCPKCSGRMKLTTKEVIKEFKNVHANDYDYSKVTYINNNTNVTIICKEHGEFQQNPNSHKNGGGCPKCSGRGLTKNEMIGEFKKVHGDKYDYSKAVYLNARTHISIICLEHGEFQQLPYLHKSGTGCPKCSGTFQLTTIEIIEQFKKVHGDKYDYSKIKYINAKTPVIINCKEHGEFKQTPSKHKQGNSCPKCYGNVRFMNEEIINEFRKVHGDKYDYAKVDYKNNNTKVIIICKEHGEFLQTPSGHKDGNHGCPKCGGSHPLTTKEIIEEFKKVHQDRYDYSKVEYKNIDTKIKITCSIHGEFQQSPGSHKEGRGCPRCAGTMKLNKEEVIQQFLQVHGKRYDYSKVVYINNSTPIAIYCSIHGVFQQAPSNHKQGAGCPTCNTGWTKPKILEFLHSIENQDLLNMDAVELQMIINQGKLPETFRDLVFADEDNKENTLKALKERLEAEVESAEFEELSSNQEAQEENWNQDEVDTEDIEISDGEERNESAETEKQQKKLISLSNTNEDLHVLDHDLVSSCDAEVIEFLIQYKLRKIWNQVLNEEFSVKQFKAETGGANFTLLQKYFFDEYNEVLKYKPPVGYEFPYTPNLMQKLTVFRLLKHQRYGNWSGTGAGKTLSFILSSRSVDARLTLLIGLNSTIEQLGKNILQAYPDSKVFTHYKHGQTFNRKNLNYLILNYDKFQQEYSEGLFQDLTDNNQIDFIAIDEIHNAKQRTEKQESIRRGTIKRIIGRASTNKNLYVLGMSATPVINNLTEAKSLLEMVTGKDYKDFSTMKTLANALEAFKHLSLNGLRYIPKYEIQIKELTGENTPKLKLDGRELLEELLSISNANYSKAEQILLPKKLEAIRSYLRAGVILYTHDTTGMIEPIVEFVKSCRFKFGTYTGEEPLEEREAAKQKFLSGKIDILIGSRPIGTGVDGLQEKCNRMIILSLPWTDSEYTQLKGRIYRQGSKFGEVEILIPQVYIQLEDKEWSWDRQRINLIRNKKTLADAAIDGVVPSKKIPSLDTLFKKSQEALREWKERIGQGKLFIIQRKDLVFPLRPEIVEQLSRKLGDFSELNRVWSTSNSKTTHTKLKENREDWYYYHTLYRERRKDWSEIPYVEIGKMITRNDMIVVDLGCGEDLLRKEIPWNKVLSFDHVAINNNVTACDISALPLDNESVDITVFSLSLMGANYKEYLQEAFRILKTMGYLFIAEPIGKWEKREEELVLLLTEIGFSTPTLKKTKQFIYATCIKFKI